The Flammeovirga yaeyamensis genome segment TAACTTGAGCATGTCATCAGGTTATGATTTCGAACGAGATTCTTTGAATTGGTCAGATATTAATGCAGGTTTCAGAACAACACTACTTAAAAAAGTAGATGTAAGTGTTAATTCTAGATGGGATCCTTACCGTTATGTAGTTACTTCAACAGAATATGATGAAGGAGCAGGTAGAGAAGTGGTAACAGGTCAGTATAAATCAAAAGACCTATTAGCAGGCTCAGGCGGAGGAGTTGCCAACCTTAGTAATTTAACTGTTGCAATAGGTACAAGATTACAACCAAAAGGAGCCAAAGAAAAGAAAGAAAAGAAATTGGATGAAATGGAGCCAAGGAACGAAATGGAACGTCAGATGATCGAAGAGATGAGGCGTAATCCTGATCTTTATATGGACTTTGATATTCCTTGGTCATTATCATTAAATTATAGTTTGAACTATAGTCAAGTAGGATTTGCTGAACCGACAGTCACTCAAACCTTAACGTTTAGTGGTGATGTTTCTCTAACACCAAAATGGAAAGTGGCTTTCAGGTCTGGTTATGACTTCAAATTAGGTTCATTCTCGTATACATCACTGGATTTAACCAGAGACCTACACTGTTGGCAACTTACAGCCAACTGGATTCCATTTGGACCACGTCAGTCTTATAACATTACAATCGCTGTAAAAGCAGCTATGTTACAAGATTTGAAGTGGGAGAGACGTAACTCATGGATTGATAGAAACGATAGATTCCAATAAAAAATGCCATTCTTTCACGATAAACAAAAAAGCTATCCACAGGAAACTGAATCGAGAGTTATTATCAGATTTCAGGACTGTGATCCATTTCGTCATCTAAACAATGCGAAATATTTCGATTATTTCTTTAATGCAAGAGAAGATAGAGTTCCTCAATTGTATGGATACAATATTGCTGATATCTATAAAGAATTTGGAACAGGATGGGTAATTTATAATCATCAAATTTCTTATTTAAGACCAGCCGCCGTAGGTGAGTGGGTGCGTATTAAATCAAGTATTATCCACGTAGATGAAAACTCAATTACTGTTGAGTATTACATGTTGGATGATGCTAAGAAATCTTTAAAAACGGTTCTTTGGTCGAAGATGAAATACATTGACCCAAGATCAGGAAAAAGTACAGATCATCAACCAGAAGTATTAGACTATTTAAAGACGATATCAAATAAGTCTGTAGATATATCAGAAGTTTCTTTTGAGGAGCGTATTAAGCAGTTGAAAGAAATGCTTTAATATGGAAATCCCTTATACACCTCAATTATTTGATATTCCCATCAATATTCACCTTATAAGCGAATACCTTTCTTTTTTTGTAGGCTTTCAGTTTTATCGAATGCTTAAGAAAAGACAAGTTGACCCTATTGATAGTAATAATCGTTTATCAATTATTTTGGGAGCAGCAATTGGTGCTTTTCTAGGTTCAAGAATCATTGGTTTTTTAGAAAATCCTACCTTAGATATTGATAGTGTCATTCAATTATACAATAACAAAACCATAATGGGTGGGTTATTTGGTGGACTTCTTGGGGTGGAGATTACAAAACTATTTATAAAAGAGAAAAAGTCTTCAGGAGACTTATTTGTATTCCCATTGATGTTAGGAATTGGGATTGGAAGAATTGGTTGTTTCCTTTCTGGGGTAAATGAATTTACCTACGGGAAGCCAACCAATTTTTTTATGGGAATGGATCTAGGTGATGGAGTTTTCAGACACCCTACATCACTTTATGAAATACTTTTTTTAATTGGGTTAGCATTTGTACTTTATCAGGTGAAGCAGAGAATCACTTTAGAAAATGGGACACTTTTTAAATTGTTCATGCTTTCTTACTTTGGGTTCCGTTTCATCATAGAATTTATTAAACCCAATGTATTTTTTATATTACACTTGAGTAGTATTCAATGGCTTTGTATCACCTGTTGGTTGTATTACTCAAAATCGATTATTAAGCTTAGCAAACAATGCCTACAAGAAAATACAACTATTACGACTTCACATTAAGTCTTTGTCCAGAATGTCTAAAACGAGTAGACGCAAAAATCATTTTCGAAGATGAAAAGGTGTTTATGCTCAAAAGATGTCCTGAACATGGCAATTCAAAAGTACTCATAGCTGATGATATTGAGTATTATAAAAACATCAGAAATTATAATAAGAACCCAGAGTTTCCTTATACTTTTAATACAAAAACACATTATGGATGTCCTTATGATTGTGGTCTTTGTCCCGATCATGAACAACATTCGTGTTTAACTGTAGTCGAAATTACTGACCGTTGTAATTTAACTTGTCCGACTTGTTATGCGGGTTCATCGCCTACTTATGGTCGACATAGAACTTTTGAGGAAGTAAAAGCGATGTTGGATGCTGTTGTAAGGAATGAAAAAGAACCTGATGTAGTTCAGATAAGTGGAGGTGAACCCACTGTTCATCCAGAGTTATTTAAAATTCTAGATTATGCAAAATCGCTACCCATCAAACATTTGATGTTGAATACAAATGGAGTAGAGATTGCAAAGGATTTTGACTATGCGAAAAGGTTGGCCTCTTACATGCCAGATTTTGAAATCTATCTTCAATTTGACTCTTTTGATAATGAAGTCTTGAAAACAATGAGAGGGGCGGAGTTATCAAAAACTAGAGAGAAAGCGATTCATCATCTCAATAAATTAAATCTATCCACAACTTTGGTGGTGACACTTCAAAAAGGATTGAACGATCATGAAATGGGTGAGACCATTGATTATGCTTTGAAGCAAAAGTGTATTCGTGGCGTAACTTTTCAGCCTACACAAGAGGCAGGGAGATTAGAGAACTTCGATCATGCGAAAGATAGAATTACTCTCACAGAAACCAGACGAAAAATATTAGAACAATCTTCGGTTTTTAAAAGTGATGACTTGATTCCTGTGCCATGTAACCCAGATGCATTAGTAATGGGTTATGCTTTAAAACTAGGAGGAAAGGCGACTCCATTAACTAGATATATTAATCCTGCAGATCTTCTTGATAATAGTAAAAACACTATTGTTTATGAACAAGATGAGTTTTTACAGAATAAAATGATTGATATATTTAGTACCGGAATATCCACAGATAAGGCCACTCAAGAGATGCATCAATTGCTTTGTTGTTTGCCTTTTGTTGATGCTCCACAATTGGGTTATGATAATTTATTTCGAGTAATTATCATGAACTTTATGGATGCACATAATTTTGATGTGAGAGCCATCAAAAAGTCTTGTGTACATATCGTTAATAAAGACAATAAGATCATTCCTTTTGAAACAATGAATCTATTGTATAGGGATGAAAAGAAAGATAAATTATTGGAACTTCAACAACAGTAAAATGAATAATCACGAAGGCATTATTATATTTTTCATCATTTTATTTATTTCACCATTCGTCATTTTTATGGGTATTGGACTAATACTAAGGATGAAGGGTAAAGATTGGCAAGCAAAAATATTTTTTACAATAGCAGTAGTTTATGCTATTGTAGGTACAGGAATATGTGGAACTATGCTATCATAAAAAATGAGAATTTCGGTGGTTATTACAAATAAGGCAACAACAAACTAAAGGTTGTTCCTTCTCCAACCTCACTGCTACATTTGACTTCTCCACCCATTTCGTCAATATATTTCTTCACAATAGAAAGACCTAAACCTGTCGACTTTTCACCACCTGTAGGTTTTGCGGAAAGTTTCTGATACTTCTTGAAGAGCTTTTTCTGATCTTCTTTTGATATACCGGGACCTTGATCGGTAATATTAATCTGTATAAAGTCAGGCGTTTTTTCAATGACTGTATTTACATTGGTCCCTTTTGGAGAGAATTTGATAGCGTTCGATATCAAGTTCTCGACGACTTGAATACAGTGTTGCTCATTGACTTCTACCAAACCATCCGATTGAATATCAAGAGATAGACTAATTTCTTTTCTCTCGGCAATCGTTTCAAAATCGTTGATAACAGATTGAACAATTTCAGTAGCAGAAATAATATCTTTTGAGGCTTCTTTATTGGCTTGTTCCTCTTTATTGGCGTTAGCACGAGCATCTAGTATTTCTTCAATCATATTATTCATACGGTGCATTGCCTTAAGAGAACCTTCGATGCACATTTTTTCATCCTCATCAAACTTTTCTTCATTAGCGTTAAGCATAGAAAGAAGAGTGATAGAACTGGCAAGTGGATTTCTGAGATCGTGAGCCACAATGCCTAAAAGGTGGTTTTTCTCTCCATTTGCCGTTTGAAGTTCATGGTTTTTCTCCTCAATCAATTCCTTCTGCTCCATAATATGAATGTTGGCCTCCATCAGTTTATGTTGCTTTTCTTCCTGACTATTAAAAGAACGAGCATTCTGAAGGGCAATACGGATATAAATAGCAATGTTTCTTACTAGATTAAGCTTATAGCTATCGAAGGCATTGGCTTCGAAGGATTGTACCGTGATTACCCCTATTGGTTGATTATTTTTCTCCATCAACGGGATATAAATAATCGACTCAGCATTATTACCTGCAATAGGTTTTAAAACCTCTTTCACATAATTTCTATGGTCAGTGCTGAACTTTTGAACGAAGATTTCTTTTCCTTGGTCAAAACACATCACTGCTAGCCTCATCTTCTCCTTAAGGTCATAGGCTTTGTTCTTTATAATTTGATCCCCCTCAAAAACATAAGGAAATTTCAAGCTATTAGATTTCTTATCATATAAACCGATCCCAAAAATAGGAGTACCGATTAACTCATTAATCTGAGTATATGCCGTTTTAATAATCTCTTTTGTTGATAATTTAGAAGTAACATCACGCCCAATCTGACTCAAAGCCTCCAAGTCTTTATATGCATTTTTTAGTGATTTTGCCTGTTCTTCAATTTCTTGATTTTGATGTTCTAATTTCTGATTGGAACGTTTTACCAAGTTATTAAAGTGAAAAAGCATCACTAAAAACAAAAGAGTAACTGATAAAGAAGCGACTAATATATTACGGATAGTGTTCTGCTGAGAGATTTCTAATTCCTTTTGTGTTAGACGCAGTAATCGGATTTCAGATTCAACAGTTAACAAACCAATTTCTCTTTGTTGATTTCTTAAAGTATCTATCAGACTACTATTGTTTGCCGATATGTCCCAAATGAGGTCTGTAATTTTATCTCCTAAATACTTTCTAATAAGGTCGTTGATATAAGGTTTAAAGGTAGGAGATTTATAAAATGATGTAAGTGGTTCTTTCCAAGATGATTTCAAAGGAAGAATCACTGCCAATCCTTGATTTTCTGTCTGATAAAATAATTGCCTTTGTAAGTGTAGACCTTTTGATAATGCATAGGCATAATTGGACAAATTAGTATAACCCCAATGATCATTTGAGTTCGCGATCTTGTCAATTAATTGCTCTACATTATTAACATAGGTATATTCTAAAGCATGAAGGTTTTCGTGTTTTAATTTCACAAGGTTTCTCTCAAAAGTAGAATTCTTGATAGTCACCGCCTGCAAGGATTGCATAGCGGTATTGAAATTCTCTTTTTTCTGAAAAATATTCACATCTTCAGAAGAAACAATAATTTCGATGTCGGGCATGTAAGGAGGAAGAAAATCGATTTGATCTTTACGACTTTCAGTTAAAGTAATTCCTGACATTCCGAAAATACCATCTCCTTTTGATGATATCTTAGCATACAAGTCATCCCAAGATTCTACAGCTTGCCATTTGATATCAATTACCGCCTTTAGCTCTTTTCTCTTCTCCTTTATCATTTTAGAGAACATCTCATACTCAATACCACTCATGCCTCCATTTGGTAATGAGTAGATAAATGGTTTATTCTGAATGTAATAAACAGTGATTGTTCCTTTGTGCTCCCTTTTAATCTTGTCCCAAGAATCTTGAGCAGAGGCAACTTGAATAATAAAGAAAAGGCAAAAACTTAGAAAAAGTTTATAGGCGAACTTCATGTGATCAACTTTGTAAGGTTTCTAAGTATCAAAAATATTCAATTCTGTGATATTATAATACAATTAGGAAAGATTATTGTTATAATTACAAGCAATAAAATTACCATGTTAGAATATATTGAGAATTTGTAGTGAAATTCTGATATATCTTTGTATAAACTTTATAAACTAATAATATCCAATGTCAGATTTTTGGCTTTACTTACAATTAGGTTTAGAACACATCACAGATATTCAAGGTCATGATCATATATTATTTATATTGGCCTTAATCGCAACATTTAGTACAAAAGACTTTAAGTATATTGTATGGTTGGTGACTGGTTTTACAGTAGGACACTCTATTACATTGGCTTTATCTACTTTAGATATCATTCCAATTAATGAGGATTTTATTGAAATGCTAATTCCTATTACCATATTAATAGTGTGTTTGTCTAACCTTTTTAATACGAAAGATCCCAAAAATCAACCACATTATTTACAAAGAAATGTTCCTTTTAAAAGATACTTTTTTGAAGCAACTATCTTTGGATTAATCCACGGAATGGGCTTTTCTAATTATCTTAAATCGTTGTTAGGAAGCGAGGAATCTATTTGGGAACCATTATTAGCTTTTAACGTTGGCTTGGAATTAGGACAATTAGCAATTGTAACTGTTGTAATGTTTATTAATGCCATCATTATGGGATTCACCTCTTTTACACAAAGAGATTGGAACATTTTCGTTACAGGCGGTGCATTTGTTTCTGCTTTGATTATTTTGATTGGATAAAAAATGAAAGGGAAGAAAAAAGATATAAAACCAATAAATGTTTACCCTAAAACACCTGCGTTTTTTGCGTTAGGTATTTTTGTGATAATCACTACTACTTTAACAATAGGTTCTGTTAGGTGGATGTCAATTGCAGGGGTTACTTGGTATAATGCTATTTCATTAATTCTTTTTTCAATAATTACTTTAATGATGTTAGTTAGAGTAATGTTTGCATATAAGAAGGTAACTATTTATAGAGGAAAAATTACCGAAAAATTCCCTCTTAGGATTGGGAGTAAACATGAAGTCAGCCTAAAACAACAATTATTAGTATGGGAAGAAACACAGAAATTGATAGGTAAATCTACATTTAATGTGTTAACGATCTACTTTAAAGCAACAACACCAATTAGAATTACAGATAGGGAAATGACAAATTATGCACAAGCCAAAAAATATTTTGAACAGAATTATGGTGATTTTAATAAGTCAAAATTAAAATAAATAGTTGTAATTGATTAAATTACAGTAAACTATACCCACTGTAATGATCAAAAGGCTATTTAAATCTCTAAAACCTACTCATTTATTTTCTATTGTCTTAATTTCTTTTTTAATCTTTCAATCAGAAGATAGAGAGTTTCATTTATTTATTCTCTTACTGTTTTTTATCCTAATATTTTTAGAAACCCTTTGGTCACAGAACACCTCAAACATAGTTTTCGCTAACAGAAATGTAAAAACTATAGTAAAGTCATTTTCTGATTTCATTTTTAGTAGTCAGCTTACTCTTCAGCTAAAGCAAGAAAAATTTAAATCCATTTTTGATAAATCCTCAGATGCCTATTTTATTCTAGATAGTAAGTTTAGAATTAATGTGTATAACGATAAGGTAACTACTTTTTTTGGGCAGTTAAAAGAAGTTCTATTCAATGAGTGGATAAGCCGCAACTCCCCCGATTCCCAACCTTATGGAGGTGAATCAAAAGATTTATTTAAGGCAATGGTAAATAGTGTACAGAGACAAGGGGAGATTCGATTTGAGTGGGAATTTAAAGGTAAATCTGGAGATCAGATTCCCACAGAGGTTAGTATTATCACGTTACCTATTTCAGAAACAGTTTTTTATTTTGTGGTAGTCAGGAATGTTTTAAATCAAAAGAAGATTGAGGACGAATTAAGAAAAAATTTAGAAAGAGAGAAAGAATTGAACGAAATGAGGTCGAAGTTTATATCAATGGCTTCGCATGAGTTCAAAACACCATTAGCTACAATTTTAGCAAATTTAGAATTGGTCGAATTGAAACTAGAAAAACAAGGAGTTTCTTTGGATCAGTTTGGAATACAAAAGTATGTTCAAAGAATGGAAAACGAGTCTACCCGTTTAAATATTTTAATGGATGAAGTATTACAATTGGGTAAAATTGAAGCAGGCAGAACTCCCTATTCACCAGATTTAATTCATATTGAAAAGTTTATCACCAACTATTTAAAAGAGTATATTGATAAAACACATACCACAAGAGAAATTGAGCTAAATTTTGATATTAAGACCGAGACTTTTTGGTTAGATACGGATCTAATTAATCATGTTTTTGATAACTTAATGTCAAATGCCATTAAATATTCAAATGATGAGGTAATAGTGAATGTAAAAGTAGATGAGTCCTCATTTTTATTCGAAGTTATTGATAAAGGTTTAGGCATTCCATTAAATGAATTTTCTCAATTATTTGAGTCGTTTTTCAGAGCAAGCAACACAAATCATATTCCTGGTACTGGATTAGGGTTAGTAATCGCAAAAGAATTTGTTGAAATACATGGAGGAGTAATTGTCTGTGAATCTGAAGAAAATAAAGGATCAACATTTAGAGTGGCTATTCCTTCAAAATAATTTTAAACATAAAAATAAGATTACAACAAAAACTTTTCTAACTTCAAGTTCTACTATATCCCAAAATTAATTTATAATCCATGGCAGCATCCACCGATCTTGGAAAGGATAATATCAAACAATTATTATTTAAAATGTCAGTACCTGCAGCTGCAGGAATGATGGTAATGGTGATTTATCAAATGGCTGAT includes the following:
- a CDS encoding acyl-CoA thioesterase, which encodes MPFFHDKQKSYPQETESRVIIRFQDCDPFRHLNNAKYFDYFFNAREDRVPQLYGYNIADIYKEFGTGWVIYNHQISYLRPAAVGEWVRIKSSIIHVDENSITVEYYMLDDAKKSLKTVLWSKMKYIDPRSGKSTDHQPEVLDYLKTISNKSVDISEVSFEERIKQLKEML
- a CDS encoding prolipoprotein diacylglyceryl transferase, with the protein product MEIPYTPQLFDIPINIHLISEYLSFFVGFQFYRMLKKRQVDPIDSNNRLSIILGAAIGAFLGSRIIGFLENPTLDIDSVIQLYNNKTIMGGLFGGLLGVEITKLFIKEKKSSGDLFVFPLMLGIGIGRIGCFLSGVNEFTYGKPTNFFMGMDLGDGVFRHPTSLYEILFLIGLAFVLYQVKQRITLENGTLFKLFMLSYFGFRFIIEFIKPNVFFILHLSSIQWLCITCWLYYSKSIIKLSKQCLQENTTITTSH
- a CDS encoding radical SAM protein, with translation MPTRKYNYYDFTLSLCPECLKRVDAKIIFEDEKVFMLKRCPEHGNSKVLIADDIEYYKNIRNYNKNPEFPYTFNTKTHYGCPYDCGLCPDHEQHSCLTVVEITDRCNLTCPTCYAGSSPTYGRHRTFEEVKAMLDAVVRNEKEPDVVQISGGEPTVHPELFKILDYAKSLPIKHLMLNTNGVEIAKDFDYAKRLASYMPDFEIYLQFDSFDNEVLKTMRGAELSKTREKAIHHLNKLNLSTTLVVTLQKGLNDHEMGETIDYALKQKCIRGVTFQPTQEAGRLENFDHAKDRITLTETRRKILEQSSVFKSDDLIPVPCNPDALVMGYALKLGGKATPLTRYINPADLLDNSKNTIVYEQDEFLQNKMIDIFSTGISTDKATQEMHQLLCCLPFVDAPQLGYDNLFRVIIMNFMDAHNFDVRAIKKSCVHIVNKDNKIIPFETMNLLYRDEKKDKLLELQQQ
- a CDS encoding ATP-binding protein, producing MKFAYKLFLSFCLFFIIQVASAQDSWDKIKREHKGTITVYYIQNKPFIYSLPNGGMSGIEYEMFSKMIKEKRKELKAVIDIKWQAVESWDDLYAKISSKGDGIFGMSGITLTESRKDQIDFLPPYMPDIEIIVSSEDVNIFQKKENFNTAMQSLQAVTIKNSTFERNLVKLKHENLHALEYTYVNNVEQLIDKIANSNDHWGYTNLSNYAYALSKGLHLQRQLFYQTENQGLAVILPLKSSWKEPLTSFYKSPTFKPYINDLIRKYLGDKITDLIWDISANNSSLIDTLRNQQREIGLLTVESEIRLLRLTQKELEISQQNTIRNILVASLSVTLLFLVMLFHFNNLVKRSNQKLEHQNQEIEEQAKSLKNAYKDLEALSQIGRDVTSKLSTKEIIKTAYTQINELIGTPIFGIGLYDKKSNSLKFPYVFEGDQIIKNKAYDLKEKMRLAVMCFDQGKEIFVQKFSTDHRNYVKEVLKPIAGNNAESIIYIPLMEKNNQPIGVITVQSFEANAFDSYKLNLVRNIAIYIRIALQNARSFNSQEEKQHKLMEANIHIMEQKELIEEKNHELQTANGEKNHLLGIVAHDLRNPLASSITLLSMLNANEEKFDEDEKMCIEGSLKAMHRMNNMIEEILDARANANKEEQANKEASKDIISATEIVQSVINDFETIAERKEISLSLDIQSDGLVEVNEQHCIQVVENLISNAIKFSPKGTNVNTVIEKTPDFIQINITDQGPGISKEDQKKLFKKYQKLSAKPTGGEKSTGLGLSIVKKYIDEMGGEVKCSSEVGEGTTFSLLLPYL
- a CDS encoding HupE/UreJ family protein gives rise to the protein MSDFWLYLQLGLEHITDIQGHDHILFILALIATFSTKDFKYIVWLVTGFTVGHSITLALSTLDIIPINEDFIEMLIPITILIVCLSNLFNTKDPKNQPHYLQRNVPFKRYFFEATIFGLIHGMGFSNYLKSLLGSEESIWEPLLAFNVGLELGQLAIVTVVMFINAIIMGFTSFTQRDWNIFVTGGAFVSALIILIG
- a CDS encoding PAS domain-containing sensor histidine kinase, with the protein product MIKRLFKSLKPTHLFSIVLISFLIFQSEDREFHLFILLLFFILIFLETLWSQNTSNIVFANRNVKTIVKSFSDFIFSSQLTLQLKQEKFKSIFDKSSDAYFILDSKFRINVYNDKVTTFFGQLKEVLFNEWISRNSPDSQPYGGESKDLFKAMVNSVQRQGEIRFEWEFKGKSGDQIPTEVSIITLPISETVFYFVVVRNVLNQKKIEDELRKNLEREKELNEMRSKFISMASHEFKTPLATILANLELVELKLEKQGVSLDQFGIQKYVQRMENESTRLNILMDEVLQLGKIEAGRTPYSPDLIHIEKFITNYLKEYIDKTHTTREIELNFDIKTETFWLDTDLINHVFDNLMSNAIKYSNDEVIVNVKVDESSFLFEVIDKGLGIPLNEFSQLFESFFRASNTNHIPGTGLGLVIAKEFVEIHGGVIVCESEENKGSTFRVAIPSK